A single Cnuibacter physcomitrellae DNA region contains:
- a CDS encoding alpha-ketoacid dehydrogenase subunit alpha/beta: protein MPRTSKLISGSPWVQLSTTSADWRSADPGLLATMLGQLHLIRAFEETVLELAGEGLVHGPAHSSIGQEGGAVGSILGLRSSDGINGSHRGHHQFLAKALGHVAPDGLSLDALVTAPVQEVLQRTLAEILGLAQGYCRGRGGSMHLQWFEAGALGTNAIVGGGVPLGAGNAWAQKHAGTDDVTVSYFGDGATNIGSVLESMNLTGAWDLPFCFFIENNLYAVSTHVTEVTREPRLSARALGFDIPAWRVDGMDPLAVHLAMKQGLELMRGGRGPVVIEAEVYRYFHQNGPYPGSAFGYRSKSEESEWRDRDPLRRVAAEMTKLGLLDPEAERLAREQAQTAMTDAVSRLLEPDPEGKPGTRRIRPELWPDPAFVDVGIRGDASELSDAGREVEEADFDGEMAQTKFVDAVAGVMHRRMEQDDRIVVLGEDIHRLKGGTNGATKGLSESFPDRVLGTPISENAFAGLAGGIALDDRFRPVVEFMYPDFMWVAADQVFNQIGKARHMFGGDNPVPLVLRTKVAMGSGYGSQHLMDPAGIVATSPGWRIMAASTPFDYVGLMNTALALEDPVLVIEHIDLYPTTGSVPVDDLDYRIPFGKAAVRREGADVTVLTYLSMVAHTLKAVEETGVDAEVIDLRFLDRASIDWETIEESVRKTNAVLIVEQGAQGTSYGAWLADEIQLRCFDWLDQPVRRVTGSEASPSISKVLERAAIAGTEEVVAGLERVRASFGEVS from the coding sequence ATGCCCCGCACCTCCAAGCTGATCTCGGGCTCGCCCTGGGTGCAGCTCTCGACGACGTCCGCCGACTGGCGCAGCGCCGATCCCGGCCTTCTGGCGACCATGCTCGGCCAGCTCCACCTCATCCGCGCGTTCGAGGAGACGGTGCTCGAGCTGGCGGGTGAAGGGCTCGTCCACGGCCCTGCCCACTCGAGCATCGGGCAGGAGGGCGGCGCGGTCGGATCCATCCTCGGCTTGCGCTCGTCCGACGGGATCAACGGATCGCACCGCGGTCACCACCAGTTCCTGGCCAAGGCCCTCGGTCACGTCGCGCCGGACGGGCTCTCGCTCGACGCGCTGGTGACCGCGCCCGTCCAGGAGGTGCTGCAGCGCACGCTCGCCGAGATCCTGGGCCTGGCCCAGGGCTACTGCCGGGGGCGGGGCGGATCGATGCATCTGCAGTGGTTCGAGGCCGGGGCCCTCGGCACGAACGCGATCGTCGGAGGCGGCGTGCCGCTCGGCGCGGGGAACGCCTGGGCGCAGAAGCACGCCGGCACCGACGACGTCACCGTCAGCTACTTCGGCGACGGGGCGACCAACATCGGCTCCGTCCTGGAGAGCATGAACCTCACGGGCGCCTGGGACCTGCCGTTCTGCTTCTTCATCGAGAACAACCTCTACGCCGTCTCCACCCACGTCACCGAGGTGACCCGGGAGCCTCGGCTCTCGGCGCGCGCGCTCGGCTTCGACATCCCCGCCTGGCGGGTCGACGGCATGGACCCGCTCGCGGTCCACCTGGCGATGAAGCAGGGCCTCGAGCTCATGCGCGGCGGTCGCGGCCCCGTCGTCATCGAGGCGGAGGTGTACCGCTACTTCCACCAGAACGGACCGTACCCGGGCAGCGCGTTCGGCTACCGCTCGAAGTCGGAGGAGAGCGAGTGGCGCGACCGCGATCCGCTCCGCCGGGTGGCCGCGGAGATGACGAAGCTGGGTCTCCTCGACCCCGAGGCCGAGCGCCTGGCGCGCGAGCAGGCGCAGACGGCGATGACCGACGCCGTCTCGCGGCTGCTCGAGCCCGACCCCGAGGGAAAGCCCGGCACGCGGCGCATCCGACCCGAGCTCTGGCCCGACCCCGCCTTCGTCGACGTGGGCATCCGGGGCGACGCGAGCGAGCTGTCGGATGCCGGTCGCGAGGTCGAGGAGGCCGACTTCGACGGCGAGATGGCCCAGACCAAGTTCGTGGACGCGGTCGCCGGCGTGATGCACCGCCGCATGGAGCAGGACGACAGGATCGTCGTGCTCGGCGAGGACATCCACCGCCTCAAGGGCGGCACGAACGGGGCGACCAAGGGCCTGTCCGAGAGCTTCCCGGACCGCGTGCTCGGCACCCCCATCAGCGAGAACGCCTTCGCGGGCCTCGCCGGGGGCATCGCGCTCGACGACCGCTTCCGCCCGGTGGTGGAGTTCATGTACCCCGACTTCATGTGGGTCGCCGCCGACCAGGTGTTCAACCAGATCGGCAAGGCGCGACACATGTTCGGCGGCGACAACCCCGTCCCGCTGGTGCTCCGCACCAAGGTCGCCATGGGATCGGGCTACGGATCGCAGCACCTCATGGACCCCGCCGGCATCGTCGCGACCAGCCCCGGCTGGCGCATCATGGCCGCATCGACGCCGTTCGACTACGTGGGTCTCATGAACACGGCGCTGGCGCTGGAGGATCCGGTGCTCGTCATCGAGCACATCGACCTCTACCCCACGACCGGATCGGTGCCGGTGGACGACCTCGACTACCGCATCCCGTTCGGCAAGGCCGCGGTGCGGCGCGAGGGCGCGGACGTGACCGTCCTGACGTACCTCTCGATGGTCGCGCACACCCTGAAGGCGGTGGAGGAGACCGGGGTCGACGCCGAGGTGATCGACCTGCGCTTCCTCGACCGGGCGAGCATCGACTGGGAGACCATCGAGGAGAGCGTCCGCAAGACCAACGCGGTGCTGATCGTCGAGCAGGGCGCGCAGGGCACCTCGTACGGCGCCTGGCTGGCCGACGAGATCCAGCTCCGATGCTTCGACTGGCTCGACCAGCCGGTCCGCCGGGTGACCGGGTCGGAGGCCTCGCCGAGCATCTCGAAGGTCCTCGAACGGGCCGCCATCGCCGGCACGGAGGAGGTCGTCGCGGGCCTCGAACGGGTCCGTGCGTCGTTCGGGGAGGTGAGCTGA
- a CDS encoding dihydrolipoamide acetyltransferase family protein yields the protein MAAVVRMPSVLAGAEEAAIASWLVSEGDSVAIGDPIAEIETEKAVVEYSAEAAGVVGRVLIGAGESAEIGVPIAVLLAEGDSPADVDRALGVDSAPDAASTPAPEAVPSTPERDPESASPVVEAESVAEAPVVTGALPSPGDAASTSTSADPSAGSGDRVFASPIARKMARDLGLDVDEVEGTGPGGRIVRRDVQRASASASRVAAAPGTIPTTPPAPETSPADRTPASPPSAPVADDATELIPHTGMRRAIARRLTESKSTVPHFYLTTEARVDDLLALRERVNASSPRRVSVNDLILKAVAAAFGDVPEANVTWSDDGLVVHRTVDIGVAIATEGGLVTPVVRDVQRTSLTEVSRTVADLAERSRDRRIKQHELEGGSFAVSNLGMYGTLEFAAILNPPQSGILAVGAARQQAVVVDGRLEVGTVLRCTLSVDHRAVDGALAARWLAAFTSRLEDPLGILI from the coding sequence ATGGCGGCCGTGGTCCGGATGCCGAGCGTCCTGGCGGGCGCGGAGGAGGCGGCCATCGCCTCCTGGCTCGTCTCGGAGGGCGACTCGGTCGCGATCGGCGACCCCATCGCGGAGATCGAGACGGAGAAGGCCGTCGTCGAGTACAGCGCTGAGGCGGCCGGGGTCGTCGGGCGTGTGCTCATCGGCGCCGGGGAGTCGGCCGAGATCGGGGTGCCGATCGCGGTCCTCCTCGCCGAGGGCGACTCGCCCGCCGACGTCGACCGCGCGCTCGGCGTGGACTCGGCGCCCGACGCGGCGTCCACGCCGGCGCCCGAGGCGGTGCCGTCGACGCCCGAACGGGACCCGGAGTCCGCCTCGCCGGTCGTGGAGGCGGAGTCGGTCGCGGAGGCTCCTGTCGTGACGGGCGCCCTGCCCTCGCCCGGCGACGCTGCGTCCACGTCCACGTCGGCCGACCCGTCCGCGGGCTCAGGCGACCGCGTGTTCGCCAGCCCGATCGCGCGCAAGATGGCTCGCGACCTCGGGCTCGACGTCGACGAGGTGGAGGGCACCGGACCGGGCGGCCGGATCGTCCGACGCGACGTCCAGCGCGCCTCGGCGAGCGCGTCGCGAGTCGCGGCCGCGCCGGGGACGATCCCGACCACTCCTCCCGCGCCCGAGACGAGCCCGGCCGACCGGACGCCGGCGAGCCCTCCGTCCGCTCCTGTCGCCGACGACGCCACCGAGCTCATCCCGCACACGGGGATGCGGAGGGCGATCGCGCGCAGGCTCACCGAGAGCAAGTCGACGGTCCCGCACTTCTACCTCACGACGGAGGCGCGGGTCGACGACCTGCTCGCCCTCCGCGAGCGGGTGAACGCCTCGAGCCCGCGGCGGGTGTCCGTCAACGACCTCATCCTCAAGGCGGTGGCAGCGGCCTTTGGCGACGTGCCGGAGGCCAACGTCACCTGGAGCGACGACGGCCTGGTGGTGCACCGCACGGTCGACATCGGCGTGGCGATCGCGACCGAGGGAGGGCTCGTCACACCCGTCGTGCGCGATGTGCAGCGCACGAGCCTGACCGAGGTCAGCCGCACCGTGGCCGACCTCGCCGAGCGGTCGCGCGATCGACGGATCAAGCAGCACGAGCTCGAGGGCGGCAGCTTCGCCGTCTCGAACCTCGGCATGTACGGCACGCTCGAGTTCGCGGCGATCCTCAACCCGCCGCAGTCCGGCATCCTCGCCGTGGGTGCCGCTCGCCAGCAGGCCGTCGTGGTCGACGGGCGACTCGAGGTGGGCACCGTGCTCCGGTGCACGCTCTCGGTCGACCATCGTGCCGTCGACGGCGCGCTGGCCGCACGGTGGCTCGCCGCCTTCACGAGCCGACTCGAGGATCCGCTCGGGATCCTGATCTGA
- a CDS encoding zinc-dependent alcohol dehydrogenase, with the protein MVDTTVDAIATTMSAAVYHGPRDVRLEQRAVPAPGPGEVLVRVTAAGICGTDSAEWAHGPLLVPHDESGLVEPLVLGHEFVGTVAALGDGVELPVGSTVVCGAGISCGTCVMCRAGRTNLCRSYHSLGLQDDGALAQYVVAPAEILYDVSDLGLSDDTLAMAQPMAVAVHAVRRSGLHAGQDAVVVGVGGIGAFLTHVAASTGARVLALDLDPDRLDLATRLGATDTVQASDRPLVEILAELGYEPEVFFEVSGSRRGLDSVLAAAQPGAVIVPVGLQKLPLELDLSRFTLGELTLVGTVAHVFRNDIPEAVRLLAARAATDGWDDIASLVLPLRDLVQEGLEPLADGSSPQIKTLVDPWIDRARPADHALTA; encoded by the coding sequence ATGGTTGACACGACGGTCGACGCGATCGCGACCACCATGTCCGCGGCCGTGTACCACGGGCCACGGGACGTGCGTCTGGAGCAGCGTGCGGTGCCCGCACCGGGCCCCGGTGAGGTGCTCGTCCGCGTCACCGCCGCCGGGATCTGCGGCACCGACTCCGCGGAGTGGGCCCACGGTCCTCTGCTCGTGCCGCACGACGAGTCCGGACTCGTCGAACCGCTGGTCCTCGGGCATGAGTTCGTCGGGACGGTCGCCGCCCTGGGCGACGGAGTCGAGCTGCCGGTCGGGTCGACGGTCGTCTGCGGAGCGGGCATCAGCTGCGGGACGTGCGTCATGTGCCGCGCGGGACGCACCAACCTCTGCCGGTCGTACCACTCGCTCGGACTCCAGGACGACGGGGCCCTCGCCCAGTACGTCGTCGCCCCGGCGGAGATCCTGTACGACGTCTCGGACCTCGGCCTCTCGGACGACACCCTCGCGATGGCGCAGCCCATGGCCGTCGCCGTCCATGCGGTCCGCCGCAGCGGACTGCACGCGGGCCAGGATGCGGTCGTGGTCGGCGTGGGCGGCATCGGCGCCTTCCTCACCCACGTCGCCGCTTCCACCGGGGCTCGGGTCCTCGCCCTCGACCTCGACCCCGACCGGCTCGACCTCGCGACGCGACTGGGCGCCACCGACACGGTGCAGGCCTCCGACCGCCCGCTCGTCGAGATCCTGGCCGAACTCGGGTACGAGCCCGAGGTCTTCTTCGAGGTCAGCGGCAGCAGGCGCGGGCTGGACTCCGTCCTCGCCGCGGCGCAGCCGGGCGCGGTGATCGTGCCGGTAGGGCTCCAGAAGCTGCCGCTCGAGCTCGACCTGTCCCGGTTCACGCTCGGCGAGCTGACCCTCGTCGGCACGGTGGCCCACGTCTTCCGCAACGACATCCCGGAAGCGGTCCGGCTGCTCGCCGCCCGCGCGGCGACGGACGGCTGGGACGACATCGCCTCGCTGGTCCTGCCCCTGCGGGACCTGGTGCAGGAGGGACTCGAGCCGTTGGCCGACGGCTCGTCGCCGCAGATCAAGACCCTGGTCGATCCGTGGATCGACCGCGCCCGCCCCGCAGACCACGCTCTGACCGCCTGA
- a CDS encoding amidohydrolase family protein: MNASRDILITGGTVLTGRAGDAAQPGTDVLIRDGRIAEIGVGIVAPDAEVIDAAGSIVMPGFVDTHRHTWQAIVRNIASDWSLDEYMVGLHTGLSRHFRPEDTYVSNYLGGLEALDSGITTLVDWSHNLRTSEHADAAVKALEDTGMRAVFAHGGGAQQWGGPLPSPVEHPREDATRLREGHFASNDGLVTMALALRGPQFTTREVNRADYQLAKDLDLRVTVHVGDGHWGKMRPILMLQEDGLLSDTTTYVHCTTLSDEELRIIAATGGTASVAPDVEAQMGHGYPATGRLLAAGVRPSFSIDVCSSNGGDMFGTMRTAIGLQRAADNQELVDAGAVIERISLECQDVIQFATLDGATAAGLGAKTGSLEVGKAADVIVVDGNTLAMSPLNNPFGSIVYNAHPGLVRDVVVDGVIRKRDGRLVDVDVRKLRDDAAAARDYILSEMPSASVDGAWHPEVAHA, from the coding sequence ATGAACGCCAGCAGAGACATCCTGATCACCGGCGGAACCGTGCTGACCGGGCGGGCGGGCGACGCTGCCCAGCCCGGCACCGACGTCCTCATCCGCGACGGCCGGATCGCCGAGATCGGTGTGGGCATCGTCGCCCCCGACGCGGAGGTCATCGACGCCGCGGGCAGCATCGTGATGCCGGGCTTCGTCGACACCCACCGTCACACCTGGCAGGCCATCGTCCGGAACATCGCCTCCGACTGGTCGCTCGACGAGTACATGGTCGGGCTCCACACGGGCCTCAGCCGGCACTTCCGGCCCGAGGACACCTACGTGAGCAACTACCTCGGCGGGCTCGAGGCCCTCGACTCCGGCATCACCACGCTCGTCGACTGGTCGCACAACCTCCGGACCTCGGAGCACGCGGATGCGGCCGTGAAGGCGCTCGAGGACACCGGCATGCGCGCCGTGTTCGCGCACGGCGGCGGAGCGCAGCAGTGGGGCGGTCCGCTCCCCTCCCCCGTCGAGCACCCCCGGGAGGACGCGACGAGGCTCCGTGAGGGCCACTTCGCCTCCAACGACGGGCTCGTCACCATGGCGCTCGCGCTCCGCGGCCCCCAGTTCACGACCCGGGAGGTGAACCGCGCCGACTACCAGCTCGCGAAGGACCTCGACCTGCGCGTGACCGTGCACGTCGGCGACGGGCACTGGGGCAAGATGCGCCCCATCCTGATGCTCCAGGAGGACGGGCTGCTCAGCGACACGACCACGTACGTGCACTGCACGACGCTCAGCGACGAGGAGCTCCGGATCATCGCGGCCACCGGCGGGACGGCGTCCGTCGCGCCCGACGTCGAGGCGCAGATGGGGCACGGGTACCCGGCCACCGGTCGTCTGCTGGCCGCGGGCGTCCGCCCGTCGTTCTCGATCGACGTCTGCAGCTCGAACGGCGGCGACATGTTCGGCACCATGCGGACGGCGATCGGACTGCAGCGCGCGGCCGACAACCAGGAGCTCGTGGACGCCGGCGCGGTGATCGAGCGGATCAGCCTCGAGTGCCAGGACGTCATCCAGTTCGCGACGCTCGACGGGGCGACGGCCGCCGGACTCGGCGCGAAGACCGGATCGCTCGAGGTCGGCAAGGCCGCCGACGTGATCGTCGTCGACGGCAACACGCTCGCCATGTCGCCGCTCAACAACCCGTTCGGGAGCATCGTCTACAACGCACACCCCGGACTCGTGCGCGACGTCGTCGTCGACGGCGTGATCCGCAAGCGGGACGGCCGCCTGGTCGACGTCGACGTGCGCAAGCTCCGCGACGATGCCGCGGCGGCCCGCGACTACATCCTGTCCGAGATGCCGTCGGCGTCGGTGGACGGCGCCTGGCACCCCGAAGTGGCCCACGCATGA
- a CDS encoding ABC transporter permease: MSIDSARPRVGSEERPQIRRVTPWARVASWPAARALLAVAVLFAVSPLIAPGSVSPTAMSSMLPFAALTAVVAIGQTLVIQQGGLDLSVPGAITLGALLVAKLGGPDQIGLAAAILLAIVVPALFGLLSGLVIALFKLPPLVVTIASNALMVGTVQAVSGGYGGQVDDSLAEFSLSRWIGIPVLALIAAAVVLVVHILLKAVRTGRRFELVGSNPRAASIIGLPTNVYVVGAYTLSAMLAGACGVLLAGLLRSPTLTAGDAYLLPSIAAVVLGGTALTGGRGSVVGTALGALFLGQLGQLVQTFTQTTAAQNIIQAVIIAVGIVVQLKLGGNTSRLRGLLSRPTTPAQTPVAPEALEEESSR; this comes from the coding sequence ATGAGCATCGACTCCGCGCGACCGCGGGTCGGCTCCGAGGAGCGCCCGCAGATCCGACGGGTGACCCCGTGGGCTCGGGTGGCCTCCTGGCCCGCGGCGCGCGCCCTCCTCGCGGTCGCCGTGCTCTTCGCGGTGAGTCCGCTGATCGCGCCGGGCAGCGTCTCGCCCACGGCCATGTCGTCGATGCTGCCGTTCGCGGCCCTGACCGCGGTCGTGGCGATCGGACAGACGCTCGTCATCCAGCAGGGCGGCCTCGACCTGTCGGTGCCGGGCGCGATCACGCTCGGCGCCCTGCTGGTCGCCAAGCTGGGCGGCCCGGACCAGATCGGGCTCGCCGCCGCGATCCTCCTCGCCATCGTGGTCCCCGCGCTGTTCGGTCTGCTCAGCGGTCTCGTCATCGCGCTGTTCAAGCTGCCGCCGCTCGTGGTCACGATCGCGAGCAACGCCCTCATGGTCGGCACCGTGCAGGCCGTCTCGGGCGGCTACGGCGGCCAGGTGGACGACTCGCTCGCCGAGTTCTCGCTCTCGCGGTGGATCGGCATCCCGGTCCTCGCCCTGATCGCCGCCGCCGTGGTCCTGGTGGTGCACATCCTGCTCAAGGCCGTCCGCACGGGCCGCCGGTTCGAGCTCGTGGGCTCCAACCCCAGGGCTGCGAGCATCATCGGCCTGCCGACCAACGTCTACGTCGTCGGCGCGTACACCCTCTCGGCGATGCTGGCGGGCGCCTGCGGGGTGCTCCTCGCCGGGCTGCTCCGCTCGCCCACGCTCACCGCGGGCGACGCCTACCTGCTGCCGTCCATCGCCGCCGTCGTCCTGGGCGGGACGGCGCTGACCGGAGGGCGCGGCAGCGTCGTCGGCACGGCCCTCGGCGCCCTGTTCCTCGGTCAGCTCGGCCAGCTCGTGCAGACCTTCACCCAGACCACGGCCGCCCAGAACATCATCCAGGCCGTCATCATCGCGGTCGGCATCGTCGTCCAGCTGAAGCTCGGCGGCAACACCTCCCGCCTGCGGGGGCTGCTCTCCCGCCCCACGACCCCTGCCCAAACACCCGTAGCACCCGAAGCACTCGAAGAGGAGTCATCACGATGA
- a CDS encoding substrate-binding domain-containing protein has product MKPSAPRRALAVGSALTVAALTVLLGGCSSTNSSGTTSTSSSADIAVGKVGTVDEFADISSICPKDGQITLGVVDGYGTNSWSKTVRAEIESEAAKCPAITSVDYEAGRGDLQATTAAITSMAAKGTDIVLVIPDAGPGEAHLSALRGAVQSGSTVVAFASDPQGTAGTDYLDYADWSPQFSGSTWAQWVVDQLGEKGGNVVFLGGPAGSAVSSQELEGIKEVFAKNPQITLLTQDPVTTNWDPAQAQQAMSGLLSQYPKIDAVISDYGASTDGVIRAYQAAGIPLPPIATTDQNSLSCGFEALKAANPSYELATVSSRTWVGRVALRKALASISGTSDTEPSIYDLSLAEDSSGKTQGAKNPSDVCQSGAPDDGSPSSLLTPDEIEKAFAN; this is encoded by the coding sequence ATGAAACCATCAGCACCACGCCGCGCTCTCGCGGTCGGCAGCGCCCTCACCGTCGCTGCTCTCACCGTCCTCCTGGGCGGCTGTTCCTCCACCAACTCCAGCGGCACGACGTCGACGTCGAGCAGCGCCGACATCGCCGTGGGCAAGGTGGGCACGGTGGACGAGTTCGCCGACATCTCCTCGATCTGCCCGAAGGACGGGCAGATCACCCTCGGGGTCGTCGACGGGTACGGCACCAACTCCTGGTCGAAGACCGTCCGCGCCGAGATCGAGTCCGAGGCGGCGAAGTGCCCCGCGATCACCAGCGTCGACTACGAGGCCGGCCGCGGCGACCTCCAGGCCACCACCGCCGCCATCACGAGCATGGCCGCCAAGGGCACCGACATCGTGCTCGTCATCCCCGACGCCGGCCCCGGCGAGGCCCACCTCTCCGCCCTGCGCGGCGCCGTGCAGTCCGGCTCGACCGTGGTCGCCTTCGCCTCCGACCCCCAGGGCACCGCCGGCACCGACTACCTCGACTACGCCGACTGGTCCCCCCAGTTCAGCGGCAGCACCTGGGCTCAGTGGGTCGTCGACCAGCTGGGCGAGAAGGGCGGCAACGTCGTGTTCCTCGGCGGCCCCGCGGGCAGCGCGGTCTCCTCGCAGGAGCTCGAGGGCATCAAGGAGGTCTTCGCGAAGAACCCGCAGATCACCCTCCTCACCCAGGATCCCGTCACCACGAACTGGGATCCCGCCCAGGCCCAGCAGGCGATGAGCGGTCTGCTCTCGCAGTACCCGAAGATCGACGCGGTCATCTCCGACTACGGCGCCTCCACCGACGGCGTGATCCGGGCCTACCAGGCCGCGGGCATCCCGCTGCCGCCCATCGCGACCACCGACCAGAACAGCCTGAGCTGCGGGTTCGAGGCGCTCAAGGCCGCGAACCCCTCGTACGAGCTCGCGACCGTGTCCTCCCGCACCTGGGTGGGACGGGTGGCGCTCCGCAAGGCGCTCGCCTCGATCTCCGGCACCTCCGACACCGAGCCGTCGATCTACGACCTGTCGCTGGCCGAGGACTCCTCCGGCAAGACCCAGGGGGCCAAGAACCCGTCCGACGTCTGCCAGTCCGGAGCACCGGATGACGGCTCCCCGTCGTCGCTCCTCACGCCCGACGAGATCGAGAAGGCGTTCGCGAACTGA
- a CDS encoding ATP-binding cassette domain-containing protein yields MDENAGRSTALLTLSDIGKQYPGVRALDGVDLQVLAGEVHAVLGENGAGKSTLVGVAAGSVVPNTGTIDLGGTTRSRMHPREAREEGLAIVYQIPALAPSLTVVDAMLLLLPDSVRPPRRTATTWIAELFAGLGLEIDVRQRVSALSQREAHLVEIAAALASEPRVLILDEPTEALGADETEWLFVQVRDLLAKGSAVVYITHRIPEVLAIGHRMTVLRDGRVVGRGAVSDYDADEIVELIVGRSLETTFPDKATAEEAPAVLTTGGLSGKAFRDVDFVARGGEIVGLAGVEGNGQREFMKALAGAVRSSGSLSVAGRDVRSLTSKRAAKEGIVYLPGDRLGEAMFGQLSVRENVIAPNISRAMPAGFVSPRLETQLTEQAISGLAVKTPTLETPVTSLSGGSQQKVLLARARLGSPAVLLVEDPTQGVDAGARVEIYSFLRAMADDGMAVVILSTDAVELEGLCDRVVVFSRGRVQAELTGPRLTEREITGAAVLSTETSLSEETDAAQLTSRKGLPFYQRGEVQTVGLVLITAALALVTAGIAPSFLSPLSLGQLLAAGAILVLVGLAQLVVVITGGIDLSIGSVVALGAVIVSFFGAGGPGLLVVGMVVAIVAGALVGVVNGLLITRLGMPPVIATLVSSIAVLGTAQLLRPQPGGQASADLMTALGTAIAGIPLVLVVAVVIAVVLWLALTNTGVGRGLRAAGSDPVKANRMGVNVPRMRLLATVASGVLASIAGIVLFTKTGIGDAGVGQALTLTSVTAIVIAGVSIFGGSGSALAVAAAALLLQTITSALPFLNVNLSWQYWLQGIFVFVAAVLPMAVRLRRRRRIPQ; encoded by the coding sequence ATGGACGAGAACGCCGGCCGCTCCACGGCCCTCCTCACCCTCTCCGACATCGGCAAGCAGTACCCGGGAGTCCGTGCTCTCGACGGCGTCGACCTCCAGGTCCTCGCCGGTGAGGTGCACGCCGTGCTCGGAGAGAACGGAGCGGGGAAGTCGACGCTGGTCGGCGTCGCTGCCGGGTCGGTCGTCCCCAACACGGGGACGATCGACCTCGGCGGCACCACCCGCTCCCGCATGCATCCCCGCGAGGCCCGCGAGGAGGGACTGGCGATCGTCTACCAGATCCCCGCGCTCGCCCCCTCGCTCACGGTGGTCGACGCGATGCTGCTCCTGCTGCCCGACTCCGTCCGTCCGCCGAGGCGGACCGCCACGACCTGGATCGCCGAGCTCTTCGCCGGGCTGGGCCTCGAGATCGACGTCCGGCAGCGTGTGTCCGCCCTCTCCCAACGCGAGGCCCACCTGGTCGAGATCGCGGCGGCCCTCGCCTCCGAGCCGCGCGTCCTCATCCTCGACGAGCCGACCGAGGCGCTGGGCGCCGACGAGACCGAGTGGCTCTTCGTCCAGGTCCGCGACCTGCTCGCGAAGGGCTCGGCCGTCGTCTACATCACCCACCGCATCCCCGAGGTGCTCGCCATCGGGCACCGGATGACGGTCCTCCGCGACGGGCGGGTCGTCGGACGCGGCGCCGTCTCCGACTACGACGCGGACGAGATCGTCGAGCTCATCGTGGGCCGATCGCTCGAGACCACGTTCCCCGACAAGGCCACGGCGGAGGAGGCTCCGGCCGTCCTCACGACGGGCGGCCTCTCCGGAAAGGCCTTCCGCGACGTCGACTTCGTCGCCCGCGGAGGCGAGATCGTGGGGCTCGCCGGAGTCGAGGGCAACGGGCAGCGGGAGTTCATGAAGGCTCTCGCCGGCGCCGTCCGCTCCTCCGGATCGCTCTCCGTGGCGGGTCGCGACGTCCGCTCCTTGACGTCCAAGCGGGCGGCCAAGGAGGGCATCGTGTACCTGCCGGGCGATCGGCTGGGCGAGGCGATGTTCGGCCAGCTCAGCGTCCGCGAGAACGTGATCGCACCGAACATCTCGCGGGCGATGCCCGCGGGGTTCGTCTCGCCGCGCCTCGAGACGCAGCTCACCGAGCAGGCCATCAGCGGCCTGGCGGTGAAGACGCCCACGCTCGAGACGCCCGTGACATCGCTCAGCGGCGGCAGCCAGCAGAAGGTGCTGCTCGCCCGGGCTCGCCTCGGCAGCCCCGCGGTGCTGCTGGTCGAGGACCCGACGCAGGGCGTCGACGCCGGCGCCCGCGTCGAGATCTACTCATTCCTCCGAGCCATGGCCGACGACGGGATGGCCGTGGTCATCCTCTCGACCGACGCCGTGGAGCTCGAGGGGCTCTGCGACCGCGTCGTGGTCTTCTCACGAGGACGCGTGCAGGCCGAGCTCACCGGGCCACGGCTGACGGAGCGCGAGATCACCGGCGCGGCGGTCCTCTCCACCGAGACCTCCCTCTCCGAGGAGACGGACGCGGCACAGCTGACCTCGCGCAAGGGTCTGCCGTTCTACCAGCGCGGCGAGGTCCAGACCGTGGGCCTCGTCCTCATCACCGCGGCGCTGGCGCTGGTGACCGCGGGCATCGCCCCCTCCTTCCTGAGCCCGCTCAGCCTGGGTCAGCTGCTGGCCGCTGGCGCCATCCTCGTGCTCGTCGGACTGGCGCAGCTCGTGGTCGTCATCACGGGCGGCATCGACCTGTCGATCGGATCGGTGGTCGCGCTCGGCGCCGTGATCGTGTCGTTCTTCGGCGCGGGCGGGCCGGGCCTGCTCGTCGTGGGGATGGTGGTCGCCATCGTCGCGGGCGCCCTCGTCGGGGTGGTGAACGGCCTGCTGATCACGCGCCTGGGCATGCCTCCCGTCATCGCCACCCTCGTCTCGTCGATCGCGGTGCTCGGCACCGCCCAGCTGCTCCGACCGCAGCCGGGCGGGCAGGCCAGCGCCGACCTGATGACCGCGCTCGGCACCGCGATCGCGGGCATCCCCCTCGTCCTCGTCGTCGCTGTGGTGATCGCCGTGGTGCTCTGGCTCGCGCTCACGAACACCGGTGTCGGACGCGGCCTGCGCGCCGCGGGGTCCGACCCGGTCAAGGCGAACCGGATGGGCGTGAACGTGCCCAGGATGCGCCTGCTCGCGACGGTCGCGTCGGGGGTCCTCGCCTCGATCGCCGGCATCGTCCTGTTCACCAAGACGGGCATCGGCGACGCCGGGGTCGGTCAAGCGCTGACGCTCACCTCCGTCACCGCGATCGTGATCGCCGGCGTCAGCATCTTCGGCGGATCCGGCTCCGCGCTCGCCGTGGCTGCCGCGGCGCTGCTCCTCCAGACCATCACGAGCGCCCTGCCCTTCCTCAACGTGAACCTGTCGTGGCAGTACTGGCTGCAGGGCATCTTCGTCTTCGTCGCCGCCGTGCTCCCCATGGCCGTGCGGCTGCGGCGGCGCAGGAGGATCCCCCAGTGA